One segment of Paraburkholderia bonniea DNA contains the following:
- the dcd gene encoding dCTP deaminase — translation MTIKSDKWIRRMAAEQQMIEPFAPAQVRVAEDGRKIVSYGTSSYGYDIRCADEFKIFTNINSTIVDPKNFDEKSFVDFKGDVCIIPPNSFALARTVEYFRIPRSVLTVCLGKSTYARCGIIVNVTPFEPEWEGYVTLEFSNTTPLPAKIYANEGVAQVLFFESDEVCEVSYADRGGKYQGQHGVTLPRA, via the coding sequence ATGACTATCAAATCCGACAAGTGGATCCGGCGCATGGCCGCCGAGCAGCAAATGATCGAGCCGTTCGCGCCCGCTCAGGTCCGGGTAGCGGAGGATGGCCGCAAGATCGTCAGCTATGGCACCTCCAGCTACGGCTACGACATCCGCTGTGCAGACGAATTCAAGATCTTTACCAATATCAACTCGACCATCGTCGACCCGAAAAACTTCGACGAAAAATCGTTTGTCGATTTCAAGGGTGACGTCTGCATCATTCCGCCCAATTCCTTCGCGCTGGCGCGCACGGTCGAATACTTCCGCATTCCGCGCAGTGTGCTGACCGTCTGCCTGGGTAAATCCACCTATGCGCGCTGCGGCATCATCGTCAACGTCACGCCGTTTGAACCCGAGTGGGAAGGCTACGTGACGCTCGAATTCTCGAATACCACGCCGCTGCCAGCCAAGATTTACGCCAATGAAGGCGTGGCTCAGGTGCTGTTTTTTGAAAGCGACGAAGTGTGTGAAGTGTCCTATGCCGACCGTGGCGGTAAATACCAGGGCCAGCATGGCGTGACGTTGCCCCGGGCTTGA
- a CDS encoding translocation/assembly module TamB domain-containing protein, with product MTTDVPVSPSPSTPDQPPPPPPSFARRWWRRLWRTCAWTVGVLVLLVALLVGALCGAVWTERGTSYAWQTVVGMFFGRLTGTLEGGTLASGIRLRQIEWRSPDANGLAFKIDHITGRWTLSRKPWRLAIESLHVGTIDLRPGAPEPESSTPLTLPQDLRLPLQLLVRDLRVEKLRLHEGTTTTEYVRLKFYGRSDGRHHEASLERLDTPFGAVNLTAKLDGVRPFALSGTLGYAGKLSNEAVQVQGQLSGSLEQLIAELDASGMKLAGHARIEATPFGAVPLQRATLAFDHVNPQAFAEGAPQADLTLRAELKPAPVSAAARAHDSKAADTSSTKRPARQTTRHAQAAAATPAAGFAVSGTVSVVNAKPGALDQNLLPLIDARTEVYLDAHTQRISNLNVRLVKRATLSGGGALAGKHGQFDLKVAGLDLNALEASLRPTQLAGPIAIRLNGDEQHLTLDLADPATALRAQASARFNPARINLERVNVSAGQGSVALTGVLNHDARSSYALKAALTDFNPLLLMAQTAATRASPAPASASAPRSAAGTQSAPASARAKARTAAAQRPPAAAPRRKIEARVNGTLNVAGTLAPQLTAQADFKLGESVYDGLPLTGSGTVQVAGTRLLPSHAALSVAGNQVNLQGSFGARGDRLRFRVDAPQLERLGFGLTGVLAADGDVTGSLAHPDLVLNYNAQNVAFGANRIGAAKGHAELRDGPNGALVFSTDASGLSAEGIEVPSLTARLRGTRANHTLEASALGKFYGRKLDLALAANGHLNDSPEGMRWNGTVSRLQNRGTPELNLEAPLALSAQANRVTLGATRLSFEGALLNLKSFVFDHGQIRSAGTLSSVALARLLALQAEISGTPSPLKTDLVFDGDWDFNLGKSASGHLQIKRREGDATVEVGRGIASLGITALAARAEFSGGNRLNATLHGQASRLGVLDVNAQTTLALRDGLLTLSEEAPVSGKVVADLPSLKTTGGLFGPSYLLDGRLSLKLTLAGTMAQPRLSGALTGDGLSATLVDQGVQLKDGVVRIGLLENKVDFQQVEFHGASGTLRAKGQVRLGDTDPDLNASIVADKLELFAAPDRQLSLSGSASVTSAGSQGGMAINGKFTVDHALFDMPEEAAPKLGDDVVIVRADGTVRGEKLPKLTNSDRPASPFAPRANIDLNLGENFRFRGQGADLGLRGTITAMSAPNQPLRAVGNVRVTQGSTYTSFGRKLAIENGFFTFNGPVANPGINILAMRRNQQVEAGVQVTGTVQSPTAKLVSEPNVADNEKLSWLLFGHGTDQGNSLGQQSAMTTALALLGSAGGKRIAQTFGLDEFSIGRSDVGLTDPQVVMVSKAINEWLVIGYEQGLQSASNAIKATVNLTRYWSVAAYGGTFQGVDLLYTRRFDRWQW from the coding sequence ATGACAACCGATGTCCCCGTGAGCCCCAGCCCGTCTACGCCAGACCAGCCACCGCCGCCACCACCGTCGTTTGCACGGCGCTGGTGGCGGCGGCTGTGGCGCACGTGCGCCTGGACGGTGGGCGTGCTGGTGCTGCTGGTGGCCTTGCTGGTGGGCGCGTTGTGCGGTGCGGTATGGACCGAGCGTGGCACCAGCTATGCGTGGCAGACCGTGGTGGGCATGTTCTTTGGGCGGTTGACCGGCACGCTGGAGGGCGGCACGCTGGCGAGCGGCATCCGGCTGCGGCAGATCGAATGGCGCAGCCCCGATGCCAACGGGCTGGCGTTCAAGATCGACCACATCACCGGGCGCTGGACGCTGAGCCGCAAGCCGTGGCGTTTAGCGATTGAGTCTTTGCACGTCGGGACGATTGATCTGCGCCCTGGCGCGCCTGAACCCGAGAGCAGCACGCCGCTGACACTGCCGCAGGATCTGCGTTTGCCGCTGCAACTGCTGGTGCGCGATCTGCGGGTCGAGAAATTACGCCTGCATGAAGGCACGACGACGACCGAATACGTCCGTCTGAAGTTTTATGGCCGCAGCGATGGGCGTCATCACGAAGCGTCGCTTGAGCGGCTCGATACGCCGTTTGGCGCGGTGAATCTCACGGCGAAGCTCGATGGCGTCCGGCCGTTTGCGCTGAGCGGCACGCTGGGCTACGCCGGCAAGCTGAGCAACGAAGCGGTTCAGGTGCAAGGGCAGCTGTCAGGTTCGCTGGAGCAACTGATTGCTGAGCTGGATGCGAGCGGCATGAAACTCGCGGGCCATGCGCGGATCGAAGCGACGCCGTTCGGCGCGGTGCCGTTACAGCGCGCGACGCTGGCGTTCGATCACGTGAATCCGCAGGCCTTTGCCGAGGGCGCGCCGCAAGCGGACCTGACGCTGCGTGCCGAATTAAAGCCCGCGCCTGTTAGCGCCGCAGCGCGAGCGCATGACAGCAAGGCGGCGGATACCAGCAGCACCAAACGTCCCGCCAGACAAACCACCCGCCATGCGCAAGCGGCGGCAGCTACACCCGCGGCGGGTTTCGCGGTCAGCGGTACGGTCTCGGTGGTCAACGCCAAACCGGGGGCGCTTGACCAGAACCTGCTGCCATTGATCGACGCTCGCACGGAGGTGTATCTCGACGCGCACACCCAGCGCATCTCGAACCTCAATGTGCGCCTGGTCAAGCGCGCGACGCTCAGCGGGGGCGGCGCGCTGGCTGGCAAGCATGGCCAGTTCGATCTGAAAGTCGCGGGGCTCGACCTGAATGCGCTCGAAGCCAGTCTGCGTCCCACGCAACTGGCCGGGCCCATTGCCATTCGTCTGAACGGTGACGAGCAGCACCTGACGCTCGATCTGGCCGATCCAGCCACTGCGTTGCGCGCCCAGGCGAGCGCGCGCTTCAATCCGGCCCGGATCAATCTGGAGCGGGTGAATGTCAGCGCGGGTCAGGGGAGCGTGGCGCTCACCGGCGTGCTGAATCACGATGCGCGTTCGTCTTACGCGCTAAAGGCGGCGCTGACGGATTTCAACCCGTTGCTGCTGATGGCGCAAACCGCTGCCACTCGGGCATCGCCCGCACCTGCATCCGCATCCGCACCCAGATCCGCCGCTGGCACTCAATCCGCCCCAGCTTCTGCCAGGGCAAAGGCCCGCACGGCGGCAGCGCAGCGCCCACCCGCGGCAGCACCCAGACGCAAAATCGAAGCCCGCGTAAATGGCACGCTGAATGTGGCGGGCACGCTCGCGCCGCAGCTCACCGCGCAGGCTGATTTCAAACTGGGCGAGAGTGTCTATGACGGTCTGCCACTCACTGGCAGCGGCACGGTGCAGGTGGCAGGGACACGGCTCTTGCCGAGTCACGCGGCACTGTCGGTGGCGGGCAATCAGGTGAATCTGCAAGGCAGCTTTGGCGCACGCGGCGACCGTCTGCGTTTTCGCGTCGATGCACCCCAGCTCGAACGGCTGGGCTTTGGCCTCACGGGTGTGCTGGCGGCCGATGGCGATGTGACGGGCAGCCTCGCTCATCCCGATCTGGTGCTGAACTACAACGCGCAAAACGTCGCGTTTGGTGCGAACCGGATCGGTGCGGCCAAAGGTCATGCCGAGTTGCGCGATGGCCCGAACGGTGCGCTGGTTTTTAGCACCGACGCGAGTGGCCTCAGCGCCGAAGGCATCGAAGTGCCGAGCCTCACGGCGCGTCTGCGTGGCACACGGGCGAATCACACGCTCGAAGCCTCCGCGTTAGGCAAGTTCTACGGCCGCAAGCTGGATTTGGCGCTGGCAGCTAACGGTCATCTGAACGACAGCCCGGAGGGCATGCGCTGGAACGGCACTGTTTCGCGTCTGCAAAATCGCGGCACACCCGAGCTGAATCTGGAAGCCCCGCTGGCGCTCAGCGCGCAGGCAAACCGCGTGACGCTGGGCGCGACCCGGCTGAGCTTCGAAGGCGCGCTGCTCAATCTGAAATCGTTTGTGTTCGATCACGGCCAGATTCGCTCGGCGGGAACCTTGAGCAGCGTTGCGCTGGCGCGCCTGCTGGCATTGCAAGCAGAGATCAGCGGTACGCCTTCGCCGCTGAAAACGGATCTGGTGTTCGACGGCGACTGGGATTTCAACCTGGGCAAGAGCGCGAGCGGTCATCTCCAGATCAAGCGGCGCGAGGGCGATGCGACCGTTGAGGTGGGCCGAGGCATTGCTTCGCTGGGCATCACGGCGCTTGCCGCGCGCGCGGAGTTTTCTGGCGGCAACCGCCTGAACGCGACGCTGCATGGGCAAGCCAGCCGTCTGGGCGTGCTCGATGTGAACGCCCAGACCACGCTCGCGCTGCGCGACGGCCTGCTGACACTGAGCGAAGAAGCGCCCGTCAGCGGCAAGGTAGTGGCAGACCTGCCTTCGCTCAAGACGACTGGTGGACTGTTTGGCCCGAGCTATTTGCTGGACGGCCGGCTGTCGCTCAAGCTCACGCTCGCCGGCACCATGGCGCAGCCCCGGTTGTCAGGCGCGCTGACGGGCGATGGCTTGTCAGCGACGCTGGTCGATCAGGGCGTGCAGTTGAAAGACGGCGTCGTCCGGATTGGGCTGCTGGAAAACAAGGTGGATTTTCAGCAGGTCGAATTTCACGGCGCGAGTGGCACGCTGCGCGCCAAGGGCCAGGTGCGTCTGGGTGACACGGACCCGGATCTGAACGCCAGCATCGTCGCTGACAAACTGGAGCTGTTTGCTGCCCCCGACCGTCAACTGTCGCTCTCGGGCAGCGCGAGTGTTACCAGTGCGGGCTCGCAAGGCGGGATGGCGATCAATGGCAAGTTCACCGTCGATCACGCGCTCTTCGATATGCCTGAAGAGGCCGCGCCCAAACTAGGTGACGACGTGGTGATCGTGCGTGCCGACGGTACGGTGCGCGGCGAGAAGCTGCCGAAGCTGACCAACTCGGATCGGCCCGCCAGCCCGTTTGCTCCGCGCGCGAATATTGATCTCAATCTCGGGGAAAATTTCCGCTTCCGTGGCCAGGGCGCGGATCTTGGCCTGCGCGGCACGATTACCGCGATGAGCGCGCCGAACCAGCCGTTGCGCGCAGTGGGCAATGTGCGTGTGACGCAAGGCTCGACCTACACTTCGTTCGGCCGCAAGCTCGCCATCGAGAACGGGTTTTTCACCTTTAACGGGCCAGTGGCTAACCCCGGCATCAATATCCTGGCGATGCGGCGCAACCAGCAGGTCGAGGCTGGTGTGCAGGTGACGGGCACGGTTCAGTCACCGACGGCCAAGCTGGTTTCCGAGCCAAACGTGGCGGATAACGAAAAGCTCTCGTGGCTGCTTTTTGGCCATGGCACGGATCAGGGCAACAGCCTCGGACAACAGAGCGCGATGACCACCGCATTGGCGCTGCTGGGCAGCGCGGGTGGCAAGCGGATCGCGCAGACGTTCGGGCTGGATGAGTTTTCGATTGGCCGCAGCGACGTGGGCCTGACTGACCCGCAAGTGGTGATGGTGTCGAAAGCGATCAACGAATGGCTGGTGATTGGCTACGAGCAGGGTTTGCAGTCAGCCAGTAATGCGATCAAGGCGACGGTCAACCTGACACGGTACTGGTCCGTCGCGGCCTACGGCGGGACTTTCCAGGGGGTGGACCTGCTGTATACGCGGCGTTTTGACCGCTGGCAGTGGTGA
- a CDS encoding superoxide dismutase family protein, whose amino-acid sequence MRNQFDARAVSGLLVIAASVLLLDGCTTFLKPQEKRADAQLLSTVGNTARGTVTFIERSDGVQVTYNVAGLPANSDHALQVHERGDCNATDGSSAGAVFAPTAERLRAGARVEGDLGNIHADANGVAAGFIVAPDVSLDGVRSVLQRSVLIHHDATDPYAWPPHGAGAALACGVIRQ is encoded by the coding sequence ATGAGAAACCAATTCGATGCCCGGGCTGTATCCGGGCTCCTTGTCATTGCCGCCAGCGTGCTCTTGCTGGATGGCTGCACGACATTTCTGAAACCCCAGGAAAAGCGGGCGGATGCCCAGTTACTCTCGACCGTCGGTAACACGGCGCGCGGCACGGTGACGTTTATCGAGCGCTCGGACGGGGTGCAGGTGACCTACAACGTTGCGGGCCTGCCCGCCAATAGCGATCACGCGCTGCAGGTGCATGAGCGCGGTGATTGCAATGCCACCGATGGCTCCAGCGCGGGCGCGGTGTTTGCGCCCACGGCTGAGCGCCTGCGCGCCGGAGCGCGGGTCGAAGGTGATCTGGGCAATATTCACGCGGATGCCAATGGGGTGGCGGCAGGCTTTATCGTCGCGCCGGATGTCTCGCTGGATGGCGTGCGCTCCGTGCTGCAACGCTCAGTACTGATTCATCACGACGCGACCGATCCTTATGCCTGGCCGCCGCATGGTGCGGGGGCGGCGCTGGCGTGCGGTGTGATTCGCCAGTAA
- the metG gene encoding methionine--tRNA ligase, with product MSAPATDPSAGAPTGRRQILVTSALPYANGQIHIGHLVEYIQTDIWARALRMHGHEVYYVGADDTHGTPIMLRAEKEGITPKALIERVWQEHKRDFDHFGISFDNYYTTDSDENRVLAETFYRALKDAGLIEARDIEQAYDPVREMFLPDRFIKGECPKCGAKDQYGDNCEACGAAYQPTDLVKPYSVVSGATPVRKTSTHYFFRLSDPRCENFLRGWVGGLAQPEATNKMREWLGGVGEAKLADWDISRDAPYFGFEIPDAPGKYFYVWLDAPVGYYASFKHLAAQRGIDFDAWVRKGSTAEQYHFIGKDILYFHTLFWPAMLEFSGHRTPTNVFAHGFLTVDGVKMSKSRGTFITAQSMIETGLNPEWLRYYFAAKLNSTMEDLDLNLDDFQARVNSDLVGKYVNIASRTAGFLFKRFEGRVQDSAMQHPLLVTLRAAIPNIAALYEAREYNRALRQTMELADAVNAFVDSAKPWDQAKDSANAVALHETCSVSIEAFRLLTLALKPVLPALAQAVEGFLGIAPLQWADAAVPLSSAQPVNAYKHLMTRVEQKQIDALLAANRESLQASENPAAATCGTAAIAAATAAPAKAKAKAGSAAQTAEAPPGMISIDDFAKIDLRIAKIVACSAVEGSDKLLQLTLDVGEETTRNVFSGIKSAYQPEQLVGKLTVMVANLAPRKMKFGISEGMVLAASATNEKAEPGIYVLEPDSGAKPGMRVK from the coding sequence ATGTCAGCACCCGCCACCGATCCGTCCGCAGGCGCGCCAACCGGCCGCCGCCAGATTCTTGTCACGTCAGCACTGCCTTACGCCAACGGACAAATTCATATTGGCCATCTGGTCGAATACATCCAGACCGATATTTGGGCCCGAGCCCTGCGCATGCATGGCCACGAGGTTTATTACGTCGGCGCGGACGATACGCACGGCACGCCCATCATGCTGCGCGCGGAAAAAGAAGGGATCACGCCCAAAGCACTGATCGAGCGAGTGTGGCAGGAGCACAAACGCGATTTCGATCACTTCGGCATTTCGTTCGACAACTACTACACCACCGATTCCGATGAAAACCGCGTGCTCGCCGAAACGTTTTATCGCGCGCTCAAAGATGCGGGCCTGATCGAAGCCCGTGACATTGAGCAGGCCTACGATCCAGTACGCGAAATGTTTCTGCCAGACCGCTTCATCAAGGGTGAATGCCCGAAGTGCGGTGCCAAAGATCAATACGGCGACAACTGTGAAGCGTGCGGTGCGGCCTATCAGCCCACCGATCTGGTCAAGCCTTACTCGGTGGTGTCAGGCGCGACTCCCGTGCGCAAAACCTCGACGCATTATTTCTTCCGCCTGTCAGACCCTCGCTGCGAAAATTTCCTGCGCGGCTGGGTCGGTGGGCTGGCACAGCCAGAAGCCACCAACAAGATGCGCGAGTGGCTTGGCGGCGTAGGCGAAGCCAAGCTGGCCGACTGGGATATCTCACGCGATGCGCCGTATTTCGGCTTCGAAATTCCTGACGCGCCCGGCAAATATTTTTATGTCTGGCTCGATGCTCCCGTCGGCTATTACGCCAGCTTCAAGCACCTGGCCGCGCAACGCGGGATTGATTTCGACGCATGGGTGCGCAAGGGCTCGACGGCTGAGCAATACCATTTCATCGGCAAAGACATCCTGTATTTCCACACGCTGTTCTGGCCCGCGATGCTCGAATTCTCTGGCCATCGCACGCCCACCAATGTGTTCGCGCACGGCTTTCTGACCGTCGATGGCGTGAAGATGTCGAAATCGCGCGGCACCTTTATCACCGCGCAAAGCATGATCGAAACCGGGCTCAACCCCGAATGGCTGCGCTACTACTTCGCGGCCAAGCTCAACAGCACGATGGAAGACCTCGATCTGAATCTCGACGACTTCCAGGCGCGCGTGAATAGCGATCTGGTGGGCAAGTACGTGAATATCGCCAGCCGCACGGCGGGCTTTTTGTTCAAGCGCTTCGAAGGCCGAGTGCAGGACAGCGCGATGCAGCACCCGCTGCTGGTTACGTTGCGCGCCGCGATCCCGAACATTGCCGCGCTGTATGAAGCGCGTGAGTACAACCGCGCGCTGCGCCAGACCATGGAGCTGGCAGATGCTGTGAATGCCTTCGTCGATAGTGCCAAGCCGTGGGATCAAGCTAAAGACAGCGCTAACGCAGTCGCATTGCACGAAACCTGCAGCGTCAGCATCGAAGCCTTCCGTCTGCTGACGCTCGCGCTCAAGCCGGTGCTGCCCGCGCTGGCGCAAGCGGTGGAAGGCTTTTTGGGCATTGCCCCGCTGCAATGGGCTGATGCCGCCGTGCCGCTCAGCTCCGCGCAGCCGGTCAATGCGTACAAGCATTTGATGACGCGTGTCGAGCAAAAGCAGATTGATGCGTTGCTGGCGGCCAACCGCGAATCGCTGCAAGCCAGCGAGAATCCCGCAGCCGCTACGTGTGGCACAGCCGCCATCGCTGCTGCCACCGCTGCACCCGCTAAAGCCAAGGCCAAAGCCGGCAGCGCAGCCCAAACCGCTGAAGCGCCTCCCGGCATGATCTCGATCGACGACTTCGCCAAAATCGACCTGCGCATTGCAAAGATCGTCGCCTGCAGTGCGGTGGAAGGCTCGGACAAGCTACTGCAGCTCACGCTCGACGTCGGCGAAGAAACCACTCGCAATGTGTTCTCGGGCATCAAGTCGGCGTATCAGCCTGAGCAACTGGTCGGCAAGCTGACGGTGATGGTGGCCAATCTGGCACCGCGCAAGATGAAATTCGGCATCTCAGAAGGGATGGTGCTAGCGGCATCCGCCACTAACGAAAAAGCCGAACCAGGCATTTATGTGCTGGAGCCCGATAGCGGTGCCAAGCCCGGCATGCGGGTGAAGTAA
- the apbC gene encoding iron-sulfur cluster carrier protein ApbC, with protein sequence MSIDRALIDAALATAVDPNTGQPFAAAKNFRNLTLGDNGIVSVDLVLGYPAQTQFAALQALVVDALRTVPGVTGVQVQVSQKIAAHAVQRGVQLLPNVKNIVAVASGKGGVGKSTTAVNLALALASEGAAVGILDADIYGPSLPMMLGIEGRPESPDGKSMNPMSGHGLQANSIGFLVEQDNPMVWRGPMATSALEQLLRQTNWHELDYLIVDMPPGTGDIQLTLSQRVPVTGAVIVTTPQDIALLDARKGLKMFEKVGIPILGIVENMSMHICSNCGHEEPVFGAGGGARMAQDYGVEVLGSLPLDRGIREQADSGRPTVVADPHGRIADIYRTIARRVAVQIAERARDMTSKFPSIVVQNT encoded by the coding sequence ATGAGCATTGACCGGGCTTTGATTGACGCGGCCCTAGCGACGGCTGTCGACCCGAATACCGGCCAGCCGTTTGCCGCCGCGAAGAATTTTCGCAATCTGACGTTGGGCGATAACGGCATCGTGAGCGTTGATCTGGTGCTGGGATATCCGGCTCAAACCCAGTTTGCTGCGCTGCAAGCGCTCGTCGTTGACGCGTTGCGGACGGTGCCAGGTGTGACCGGTGTGCAGGTGCAGGTGTCACAGAAAATCGCCGCGCATGCGGTTCAGCGCGGCGTGCAGTTGCTACCCAATGTAAAGAACATCGTCGCGGTGGCCTCCGGCAAAGGCGGTGTTGGCAAAAGCACCACGGCCGTCAATCTCGCGCTGGCGCTGGCGAGCGAGGGCGCGGCGGTCGGCATTCTGGATGCCGATATTTATGGCCCCTCGCTGCCGATGATGCTGGGCATCGAAGGCCGTCCTGAATCACCTGACGGCAAGTCGATGAATCCGATGAGCGGCCATGGCTTGCAGGCCAACTCGATTGGTTTTCTGGTTGAGCAGGACAACCCAATGGTCTGGCGTGGCCCGATGGCCACTTCAGCGCTCGAACAGCTATTGCGTCAGACCAACTGGCACGAGCTCGATTATCTGATCGTGGATATGCCGCCAGGCACCGGAGATATCCAGTTGACGCTCTCGCAGCGTGTGCCCGTGACCGGCGCGGTCATTGTCACGACGCCGCAGGATATTGCGCTGCTTGATGCCCGCAAGGGGCTCAAGATGTTTGAGAAAGTTGGGATTCCGATCCTTGGCATTGTCGAAAACATGAGCATGCATATCTGTTCGAACTGTGGCCACGAAGAGCCGGTGTTCGGCGCGGGCGGCGGCGCGCGGATGGCGCAGGATTACGGCGTGGAAGTGCTGGGCAGCTTGCCGCTCGATCGTGGAATCCGCGAGCAGGCCGATTCTGGCCGGCCTACCGTGGTGGCGGACCCGCACGGACGGATTGCGGATATTTACCGGACGATTGCGCGACGCGTGGCCGTGCAGATTGCCGAGCGCGCCCGTGACATGACTTCGAAGTTTCCCAGCATCGTGGTGCAAAACACCTGA
- a CDS encoding OmpA family protein, with amino-acid sequence MNATIATRLSVFVIAGAVLAGCANPQGTNTAVGTGVGAGLGAGIGALIGGGKGAAIGAGVGAAAGGITGYNWQAIRNKLSGATAGTGTQITEQPDGSLKLNIPSSVTFDTDSYAIKPSFAPVLDQVAQTLVQNPEVTAQVVGHTDSTGQPAHNQTLSVNRAQSVTNYLAQRGIAAQRLSAQGVGQTQPVADNSTEAGRAQNRRVEVFLRATQRAQ; translated from the coding sequence ATGAACGCAACAATTGCAACTCGTCTGTCGGTATTCGTTATCGCAGGCGCAGTGCTGGCTGGCTGTGCCAACCCGCAAGGCACCAACACCGCAGTGGGCACGGGCGTGGGAGCGGGGCTGGGCGCTGGCATCGGCGCGCTGATCGGCGGCGGCAAGGGTGCTGCCATCGGCGCAGGCGTGGGCGCAGCCGCTGGCGGCATCACCGGCTATAACTGGCAAGCAATCCGCAACAAGCTCTCGGGCGCAACAGCGGGCACGGGCACACAGATCACCGAACAACCGGATGGCTCGCTCAAGCTGAACATCCCGAGCTCGGTCACCTTCGATACCGACAGCTACGCCATCAAGCCAAGCTTTGCCCCAGTGCTCGACCAGGTAGCGCAAACGCTGGTGCAAAACCCGGAAGTGACCGCCCAGGTGGTAGGCCATACCGACAGCACCGGCCAGCCCGCGCATAACCAGACGCTGTCAGTCAACCGCGCGCAAAGTGTGACGAACTACCTCGCGCAACGCGGCATCGCAGCGCAACGCCTGTCGGCCCAAGGCGTTGGCCAGACCCAGCCGGTGGCAGACAACAGCACTGAAGCCGGCCGCGCACAAAACCGCCGGGTCGAAGTGTTCCTGCGCGCCACGCAGCGCGCGCAGTAA